One window of Anas platyrhynchos isolate ZD024472 breed Pekin duck chromosome 11, IASCAAS_PekinDuck_T2T, whole genome shotgun sequence genomic DNA carries:
- the LINS1 gene encoding protein Lines homolog 1 — MKMSLLQQMYKDILAGIPLAKENRYYASFLTLCIEQSPEGDESCDRMHLPSTEGGIRSHQDAISDTVGSTADDVSRDLANMNFSSCPREVMLLQLTLIKMLVDKAVSEETEFSTRQKYCEILILLLKEPKISSKLICLLSSCDWLLSHMASKSLASLVYFQLKEENALNITWLSHSLKTLLEFPMCTQVAECLWTLTAIIKDILKDETLPKADILKKLLSPLDDVLEGFYNSVLLHHFDGHLYTSPYSEAANNLISFTDLLEALLASRTELQLPLKCQRVLFLKVSYVLNVISSSTHYFIKKKFIMLLKKCVLCKSGEDIVSGSQSLQNPYFYEDMLALSNAVLQVVNLTWLDQIPLGEKASYFGSSEALPGDNTQSGSDQTVLRAISLVVLKTLEFKFQNSATEAEIKEVFQSSMSQLLTFWRSHMKCSPQSHPVVHHCEWLSLVFIEQDDDMWEAAKALLLSYLKFDRLRRDAADNLSQKEEESWNCLTHASGYNPHCIFLFFLEKIAFDSTVLLDFLISSETCFLEYLVRYLKLLREDWHQFVNVCNYFDTKHGTCQPVSSIKPPHQEKQSCMSDVNLQNAPCEPEPQTLIPLASSHSCLVLTTEQGNNEVAESNQSKSLLCNDSTSLLGSLQSLVNYDSSEDSELESVGKECLVNTEKMPLNNEHETMISETVCSYTDDTQNKIKSQMLPLKQKGCNTSSSLACIEPSDNIVPLKIMLYKSTKCLEELQNAISRLQRRNLFPYNPSALLRLLSHVEKISKSTN; from the exons ATGAAGATGTCTTTGCTACAGCAGATGTACAAAGACATACTGGCAGGAATTCCATTAGCAAAGGAAAACCGTTATTATGCCTCTTTTCTTACTCTGTGTATTGAGCAGTCACCAGAAGGAGATGAATCGTGTGATCGAATGCATCTACCATCTACTGAGGGTGGTATTAGGAGCCATCAGGACGCTATTTCAGACACTGTTGGGTCTACAGCAGATGATGTATCGCGTGACTTAGCAAACATGAATTTCTCATCCTGTCCAAGAGAAGTGATGCTGCTTCAGTTAACCTTGATCAAAATGCTGGTTGATAAAGCAGTATCTGAGGAAACTGAATTCAGTACAAGACAGAAGTACTGTGAAATCCTCATCCTTCTTCTGAAGGAGCCAAAAATCAGTTCGAAATTG ATTTGTTTGCTCAGTAGTTGTGATTGGCTATTATCACACATGGCTTCAAAAAGTTTAGCATCTCTTGTGTATTTCCAGCTGAAGGAAGAG AATGCATTGAATATCACCTGGCTCAGCCATAGTTTGAAGACTCTTTTGGAATTCCCTATGTGTACCCAGGTAGCAGAATGTCTGTGGACTCTTACAGCTATTATCAAAGACATACTGAAAGATGAAACTTTACCCAAAGCAG ATATTTTGAAGAAGTTGTTGTCGCCTCTTGATGATGTACTTGAAGGATTTTATAATTCCGTTCTGCTCCATCATTTTGACGGTCATCTCTATACTTCACCTTATTCTGAAGCTGCAAATAATTTGATAAGTTTTACAGATCTGCTTGAAGCACTTCTGGCTTCCAGAACTGAATTGCAGTTACCACTGAAATGCCAGAGAGTATTGTTTCTGAAAGTTTCTTATGTCCTGAACGTCATTAGCTCATCAACTCACTATTTCATCAAGAAGAAGTTCATTATGCTCCTTAAAAAATGTGTCCTTTGTAAATCTGGAGAAGATATTGTAAGTGGATCACAGTCCTTACAAAACCCATATTTCTATGAGGACATGCTTGCTCTGAGTAATGCTGTTCTGCAAGTTGTGAATTTGACTTGGCTTGATCAAATCCCACTTGGTGAAAAGGCCAGCTACTTTGGAAGTAGTGAAGCTCTGCCTGGAGATAACACTCAAAGTGGTTCTGACCAAACTGTTCTCAGAGCCATAAGTCTGGTTGTGCTTAAAACATTGGAGTTCAAGTTTCAGAACTCTGCTACAGAAGCTGAAATCAAAG aagtCTTTCAGAGTTCCATGTCCCAACTGTTGACATTCTGGAGGAGTCATATGAAGTGTTCCCCACAATCCCACCCAGTTGTACATCACTGTGAATGGCTCTCCTTGGTTTTCATCGAGCAAGATGATGATATGTGGGAAGCTGCTAAAGCTTTATTACTCAGTTACTTAAAATTTGATAG GTTACGGCGTGATGCTGCTGATAACTTAAgccaaaaagaagaggaaagctgGAATTGCCTTACACATGCAAGTGGCTATAATCCTcactgtatatttttattttttctagaaaaaattGCATTTGATTCCACAGTGCTGCTAGATTTTTTGATTTCATCAGAAACTTGCTTTCTGGAGTACTTGGTAAGGTACTTAAAACTTCTTAGAGAAGACTGGCATCAGTTTGTAAATGTCTGTAACTATTTTGATACCAAGCATGGCACTTGTCAACCGGTTTCTTCTATCAAGCCTCCacatcaagaaaaacaaagctgcatGAGTGATGTGAATTTGCAAAATGCTCCTTGTGAACCAGAACCACAGACTCTGATACCTTTGGCTTCTTCTCACAGTTGCTTAGTGCTTACCACAGAGCAAGGCAATAATGAAGTTGCAGAGTCTAACCAGTCTAAGTCATTGCTATGCAACGATAGTACCTCTCTGCTGGGTTCTCTTCAAAGCCTTGTTAATTATGACAGCTCAGAAGATTCTGAATTAGAATCAGTTGGAAAAGAGTGTTTGGTAAACACAGAGAAGATGCCTTTAAATAATGAGCATGAGACAATGATAAGTGAAACTGTTTGCAGCTACACAGACGATACGCAGAATAAAATCAAGTCTCAAATGTTGCCTCTGAAACAAAAGGGATGTAATACTTCATCCAGTTTGGCTTGTATAGAGCCTTCAGATAACATCGTTCCCctaaaaataatgctttataAATCAACAAAGTGTTTGGAAGAACTGCAAAATGCTATTTCTAGGTTGCAGAGAAGAAATCTTTTCCCATATAATCCATCTGCGTTGTTGAGACTACTGAGTCACGTTGAGAAGATCAGTAAAAGCACAAATTAA